Proteins found in one Solitalea lacus genomic segment:
- a CDS encoding DNA polymerase III subunit alpha, whose product MYLNCHSWFSLRYGVLSLERLIELARENSVECLTLTDINNSTGSWQFVKECVEAGIKPLIGIEFRRDGQLLYIGIAKNNEGFRELNEFLTRFNLSKTELPDQPDDFANAYIIYPFATSKADKLRENEFIGIRATELNKLFGKPLNDLCERLVILHPVTFEDKHGRFLHAHLRAIDFNILFSKLQAGDVAAEDEFILPQSQLLNRFENYPFIIENTRKLLDGCQVEFNFKESKNKKRFTNSFYEDKDLLRNLTYEGLMYRYGAHNFVAQKRVEQELEIINNLGFASYFLITHDIVRYTMQKGFYHVGRGSGANSVVAYCLKITDVDPIELDLYFERFLNPKRSVPPDFDIDYSWDQRDAVHQYIFNKYGKDHTALLGTMSTFQGSSIIRELGKVYGLPKEEIDELVDFPHKVWNRNDITRRIIRLRDSMHNMPNQRSIHAGGVLISDKPLTYYTALDLPPKGLPTVQWDMYAAESIGFEKFDILSQRGIGHIKEAVDIIRENCRVAIDIHNVAVIKEDIAVRQQLKQGDSIGCFYVESPAMRGLLKKLTCDDYLTLVAASSIIRPGVAKSGMMRQYIQRYHEPEKIEYLHPVMKEQLQETFGVMVYQEDVLKVCHHYAGLDLADADVLRRAMSGKYRSSKEFDRIVERFFEGSNALGRPEATTREVWRQVESFAGYSFSKAHSASFAVESFQSLYLKAYFPKEFMVAVINNFGGFYRTWVYVHEARKAGCEIQNPCVNESEVYTCIKGSDVYLGFIHIANLEGHFANAIVEERHRNGPYADLEEFVHRTEITLDQVLLLIRLNAFRFTGKGKKELLWEVYNYLGHKKARREDNRLFIQPTKKYRLPELEHSALEDAFDEIELLGFPVSMNHFELLKTRYRGNVFTKDLMNYVGQTVRMVGNFVTYKPVKTVKNEMMYFGTFFDAYADFFDTTHFPAAALEMPFRGGGCYLIEGKVVEEFGFPSLEVEKFAKLETVKDPRF is encoded by the coding sequence ATGTATTTAAATTGTCATAGTTGGTTTAGCTTGCGGTACGGTGTTTTGAGCTTGGAACGTTTGATTGAATTAGCCCGGGAAAATAGTGTTGAGTGTTTGACCTTAACGGACATAAATAATTCAACCGGAAGCTGGCAATTTGTAAAAGAGTGTGTGGAAGCTGGCATAAAACCATTGATAGGAATTGAATTCAGACGCGATGGTCAGTTGCTATATATTGGCATAGCTAAAAATAATGAAGGGTTCAGAGAGTTGAATGAGTTTCTTACCCGCTTTAATCTTTCAAAAACAGAGTTGCCTGATCAGCCGGATGACTTTGCGAATGCTTATATAATTTACCCGTTTGCCACATCAAAAGCAGATAAGCTTAGAGAGAATGAATTTATCGGGATACGAGCCACTGAGTTGAATAAATTATTTGGTAAACCTCTGAATGATTTGTGTGAACGGCTGGTCATTCTGCATCCTGTTACATTTGAAGATAAGCATGGCCGTTTTTTGCATGCCCATTTGCGTGCAATTGATTTCAATATACTTTTTAGCAAGTTGCAGGCTGGCGATGTTGCTGCAGAAGATGAGTTTATATTACCGCAAAGTCAGCTGTTAAATCGGTTTGAAAACTATCCTTTTATTATAGAAAATACCCGCAAACTTCTCGATGGATGTCAGGTAGAATTTAATTTTAAAGAATCGAAGAATAAAAAGCGGTTTACTAACAGTTTTTATGAGGATAAGGATTTACTGAGAAACCTGACCTATGAAGGGTTAATGTATAGGTACGGGGCTCATAATTTTGTGGCTCAAAAACGTGTTGAGCAAGAACTGGAAATTATTAATAACCTGGGCTTCGCTTCTTACTTCTTAATTACGCATGACATTGTACGCTATACAATGCAAAAGGGCTTTTACCATGTGGGAAGAGGATCCGGCGCTAACAGTGTAGTGGCCTATTGTCTTAAAATTACAGATGTAGATCCGATTGAACTCGATTTATACTTTGAACGTTTTCTGAACCCCAAACGCTCAGTACCGCCTGATTTTGATATTGATTATTCCTGGGATCAGCGCGATGCTGTCCATCAATACATTTTTAATAAATACGGGAAAGATCATACAGCGTTATTGGGCACCATGAGTACCTTTCAGGGAAGTTCAATTATCCGTGAGTTGGGGAAAGTTTATGGTTTACCCAAAGAAGAAATTGATGAACTAGTCGATTTTCCACACAAAGTATGGAATAGAAATGATATTACCCGTAGGATTATCCGGCTACGGGATTCAATGCATAATATGCCGAATCAGCGGTCTATTCATGCCGGGGGTGTATTGATTTCAGACAAACCCTTAACTTATTACACTGCACTTGATTTACCGCCTAAAGGCCTTCCAACAGTGCAATGGGATATGTATGCTGCTGAAAGCATCGGATTTGAGAAGTTTGATATTTTGAGTCAGCGAGGCATTGGACATATAAAAGAAGCCGTTGATATCATTAGGGAGAATTGCCGTGTTGCAATAGATATCCATAATGTAGCTGTAATTAAAGAAGATATCGCGGTACGGCAACAACTTAAACAGGGGGACTCTATTGGGTGTTTTTATGTTGAAAGTCCGGCGATGCGCGGTTTGCTGAAAAAACTTACCTGTGATGATTACCTAACTTTGGTAGCTGCCAGCTCTATTATCCGGCCTGGAGTGGCAAAATCAGGGATGATGCGCCAGTATATACAACGCTATCATGAACCTGAAAAGATAGAATACCTGCATCCGGTAATGAAGGAACAGCTGCAGGAAACTTTTGGAGTGATGGTTTATCAAGAGGATGTGCTAAAGGTTTGCCATCATTATGCCGGTTTGGATTTAGCTGATGCCGATGTATTACGTAGGGCAATGAGCGGTAAATATCGGTCGAGTAAAGAGTTTGACCGGATTGTAGAACGATTTTTTGAAGGAAGCAATGCTTTGGGCAGGCCTGAGGCAACAACCCGAGAGGTATGGCGCCAGGTGGAGTCCTTTGCAGGCTATAGTTTCTCTAAAGCACATTCCGCTTCGTTTGCAGTGGAAAGCTTCCAGAGTTTGTACTTGAAGGCCTATTTCCCAAAAGAGTTTATGGTCGCTGTCATTAATAATTTTGGTGGTTTTTACCGTACGTGGGTCTATGTTCATGAGGCCCGAAAAGCTGGTTGTGAAATTCAGAATCCTTGTGTGAATGAAAGTGAGGTTTATACTTGTATTAAAGGATCAGATGTTTACCTGGGTTTTATTCATATAGCTAATCTTGAAGGGCATTTTGCAAATGCAATTGTGGAAGAGCGTCATCGAAACGGGCCTTATGCCGATTTGGAAGAATTTGTTCATCGTACTGAAATTACCTTGGATCAAGTACTATTGCTTATCCGTTTAAATGCTTTCAGGTTTACCGGTAAAGGTAAAAAGGAATTATTATGGGAGGTATATAATTACTTGGGGCATAAAAAAGCCAGGCGAGAGGATAATCGATTATTTATTCAGCCTACTAAGAAATATAGACTGCCTGAGTTGGAGCATTCAGCTTTGGAAGATGCATTTGACGAAATAGAACTGTTGGGCTTTCCGGTGAGTATGAATCATTTTGAATTGCTGAAAACGAGGTATCGAGGAAATGTCTTTACCAAAGATTTAATGAATTATGTTGGACAGACAGTACGAATGGTGGGGAATTTCGTAACCTATAAGCCTGTAAAAACGGTAAAAAATGAGATGATGTATTTCGGGACTTTCTTTGATGCCTATGCTGACTTTTTTGATACCACACATTTTCCGGCAGCAGCGCTTGAGATGCCTTTTAGAGGTGGCGGTTGTTATTTGATAGAAGGTAAAGTAGTTGAAGAGTTCGGGTTTCCGAGTTTAGAAGTAGAAAAATTTGCCAAACTTGAAACGGTAAAAGATCCCAGGTTTTAA
- a CDS encoding hemolysin family protein translates to MEILIIFLLILLNGMFAMSEIAMVSIKKGRLERLAQRGDVTAQKALDLAKNPSKFLSTVQIGITLIGILTGIYSGEKITGDLQAYFSQFQLLEPYSKMLSIGVIVIILTFFSLVLGELVPKQLGLIMPETISRVLAYPMYWISVIAAPFIWLLTVTTEFIINVFKIRQSSEGQVTEEEIKAIIQEGTDTGVVQEIEQGIMENVFHLGDRKVKSLMTQRFDVAWIDINLSIPELKELIANSPYKSFPVCDKQLDNVLGILHSKEMLNALLKENIFNIKGVLKPAMFLSENSTAYKALEKFQKMKDHMSVIVDEFGTVQGILTMNDLVEALVVDFTTQMHEKQEIIPRDNNSFLVDGSVSLLEFARYFDIELTKDDAVSRADTVSGIILHFVKGIPDTGFKIEWKNLTLEVIDMDGRRIDKILVTKNIP, encoded by the coding sequence ATGGAAATACTCATCATCTTTTTACTCATTTTGTTAAATGGCATGTTCGCAATGTCGGAAATTGCGATGGTCTCTATTAAAAAAGGCAGATTAGAACGACTGGCGCAAAGAGGTGATGTTACTGCCCAAAAAGCCTTGGATCTCGCCAAAAATCCCAGTAAGTTTTTATCGACGGTACAAATAGGCATTACCCTTATAGGGATTTTAACAGGTATCTACAGTGGTGAAAAAATTACGGGCGACTTACAAGCCTATTTTAGTCAATTTCAGCTATTAGAACCCTATAGTAAAATGCTTTCAATAGGCGTTATAGTGATAATTCTTACTTTCTTTTCTTTGGTATTAGGTGAATTGGTTCCTAAACAATTGGGTTTGATTATGCCTGAAACCATTTCGAGAGTTTTAGCCTACCCAATGTATTGGATTTCGGTTATTGCAGCTCCTTTTATCTGGCTGTTAACAGTTACTACGGAGTTTATTATCAATGTTTTTAAAATCAGGCAATCATCAGAAGGGCAGGTAACAGAGGAGGAAATAAAAGCCATTATTCAGGAAGGAACTGACACCGGTGTAGTTCAGGAAATTGAGCAGGGAATAATGGAAAATGTTTTTCATTTGGGAGATAGAAAGGTAAAGTCATTAATGACCCAGCGGTTTGATGTGGCTTGGATTGATATTAATCTATCAATCCCTGAATTGAAAGAATTGATTGCTAATTCGCCTTATAAATCGTTTCCGGTTTGCGATAAACAATTGGATAATGTTTTAGGGATCCTGCATTCAAAAGAAATGCTGAATGCGTTGCTCAAAGAAAATATATTTAATATTAAAGGTGTGTTGAAGCCGGCAATGTTTCTTTCTGAAAATTCTACAGCTTATAAGGCGCTTGAAAAGTTTCAGAAAATGAAAGATCATATGTCTGTGATTGTTGATGAATTTGGTACTGTGCAGGGAATATTAACGATGAATGATTTGGTGGAAGCACTGGTAGTTGACTTTACTACCCAAATGCATGAAAAACAAGAGATTATTCCAAGGGATAATAATTCGTTTTTAGTCGATGGCTCAGTTTCCTTATTAGAGTTTGCCAGGTACTTTGATATTGAACTAACAAAGGACGACGCTGTTTCAAGAGCTGATACTGTTAGTGGTATAATATTGCATTTTGTTAAGGGTATTCCTGATACAGGATTTAAAATTGAATGGAAAAATTTAACCTTGGAGGTGATTGATATGGATGGAAGAAGAATTGATAAGATTCTGGTAACCAAGAATATTCCTTAA
- a CDS encoding lipase family protein, translating to MKNILKQIVVLFFLYSLSSSVYAQQLKPGFDAVEYADLLNLEYDSLQTGVSIQNSSFHSYKLFYQSPEVGLFNKCFLWVRSDDVVVLVIRGTISKTESWLENFYSAMIPAKGTLQLNDSTQFEYKFAEKDNAYVHVGWTVGLAHLAPFIISQLNELYKIGMKQVIIFGHSQGGALAYLTRSYLEYLPQNQLPKDIQYKTYCSGAPKPGNLYYAYDFDFITRVGWAFRIVNSADWVPETPLTVQTLNDMNQANPLVNYKESIKDMPWLVRSYLNSAYRKMNNTAEKGVNYYHKYLGHLVYDQVKKTMPQLKEPQYAPSNAYVPAGNQIVLLTDSEYNARFKFTGKNIFVHHLFNPYLFLLKKYYFQPNQ from the coding sequence ATGAAAAACATTCTTAAGCAAATTGTTGTTCTGTTTTTTCTTTATTCTCTTAGCTCATCTGTATATGCTCAGCAACTAAAACCGGGTTTTGATGCCGTAGAGTATGCAGACTTGTTAAATTTAGAATACGATTCGCTCCAGACAGGTGTTTCCATTCAAAATTCGTCTTTTCATAGCTATAAACTATTCTATCAATCACCAGAAGTTGGCTTATTTAATAAGTGTTTTCTTTGGGTAAGGAGTGATGATGTTGTTGTGCTTGTTATTAGAGGTACAATCAGCAAAACTGAGTCCTGGCTGGAAAACTTTTATTCGGCCATGATACCGGCAAAAGGTACTTTGCAGCTAAATGACAGCACTCAGTTTGAATATAAATTTGCAGAAAAAGATAATGCCTACGTTCATGTAGGATGGACTGTTGGTTTGGCGCATCTGGCACCGTTTATCATTTCGCAATTAAATGAGTTATACAAAATCGGCATGAAACAAGTAATAATATTCGGACATAGTCAGGGTGGGGCACTTGCTTATCTTACACGATCGTATCTTGAATATTTACCGCAAAACCAACTCCCAAAAGATATTCAATATAAAACCTACTGCAGTGGGGCACCAAAGCCGGGTAATTTGTATTATGCTTATGACTTTGATTTTATTACACGGGTCGGGTGGGCATTTCGTATTGTGAATTCTGCGGATTGGGTTCCGGAAACACCGTTAACTGTTCAAACATTAAATGATATGAATCAGGCTAATCCTTTAGTTAATTACAAGGAGTCAATAAAGGATATGCCTTGGTTGGTAAGGTCTTATTTGAATTCGGCTTATAGAAAAATGAATAACACCGCAGAAAAGGGAGTAAACTATTATCACAAATACTTAGGGCATTTAGTATATGATCAAGTGAAAAAAACAATGCCTCAGTTGAAGGAGCCACAATATGCACCTTCCAATGCTTATGTGCCTGCAGGCAATCAAATTGTGCTTCTTACGGATTCAGAATATAATGCCAGGTTTAAGTTTACCGGTAAGAATATATTTGTACATCATTTGTTTAATCCCTACCTATTTCTCCTTAAAAAATATTATTTCCAGCCGAATCAATAA
- a CDS encoding sodium:solute symporter: MRLLDWLVLILALSFIVVYGLYKSGKNKTTETFLRANTSPWYMVGLTIMATQASAVTFLSAPGQAYTDGMRFVQYYFGLPLAMVVLCLTAVPIYHKLKVYTAYEYLESRFDLKTRSLAAFLFLIQRGLGTGITVFAPSIILSSILGWNIYVTNFVICAVVVIYTVTGGIRAVSYTQMGQMTIILSGMVIAGILITYLLPQHIGFTDALKLGGKLGHMNIIDLKFDLNNKYNIWSGIIGGFFLALSYFGTDQSQVARYLSAKDTTESRLGLLFNGLVKIPMQFGILLIGVLLLVFYQFQRAPVFFNQVELSKLKESHYAPQLKEIENKHAILFNQKKAHADELVVALNNDDQSAVNKLQSELASDTKAQQQVREELKGLILKNDPAANADDVNYVFLWFVTHHFPSGLVGLLIAVILAASMSSSSSALQALASTSVIDIYKRNVKTNAEDAHYLIASKWATVIWGFFVMIVAGLATQLGSLIEAVNVLGSLFYGAILGIFMVAFFMKWINGAAVFWAAVITQGLVLFGYFFTGISFLWYNLIGCVLVMGIAAILQIGLTQKAEVTI; encoded by the coding sequence ATGAGGTTACTTGATTGGCTCGTATTAATTCTTGCGCTTTCATTTATTGTTGTATACGGTTTGTATAAAAGTGGTAAGAATAAAACTACTGAAACGTTTCTACGGGCAAATACTTCTCCTTGGTACATGGTGGGTTTAACGATTATGGCAACCCAGGCTAGTGCTGTAACATTTCTTTCGGCGCCCGGGCAGGCATATACGGATGGAATGCGTTTTGTGCAGTACTATTTTGGACTGCCATTGGCAATGGTGGTTTTGTGCTTAACGGCAGTGCCGATTTATCATAAGCTGAAAGTTTATACAGCTTATGAATATCTCGAAAGTCGATTTGACTTAAAAACACGTTCGTTAGCAGCATTTTTATTCCTAATTCAACGCGGTTTAGGAACTGGTATTACTGTTTTTGCACCTAGTATTATTCTTTCTTCTATTTTAGGCTGGAATATTTATGTAACCAATTTTGTGATATGTGCTGTTGTGGTAATCTACACGGTTACCGGAGGAATACGTGCAGTAAGTTACACCCAAATGGGGCAAATGACTATTATCCTTTCAGGAATGGTGATTGCCGGTATACTAATCACTTATTTGTTGCCACAGCACATAGGATTTACAGACGCATTAAAGCTAGGTGGTAAACTGGGGCATATGAATATCATTGATCTTAAGTTTGACCTGAATAATAAATATAATATTTGGTCGGGGATAATTGGAGGGTTCTTTTTAGCATTATCTTACTTTGGAACCGATCAGTCACAAGTGGCTCGTTACCTTTCAGCAAAGGATACTACAGAAAGCCGTTTGGGGTTGCTATTTAATGGGTTGGTTAAAATTCCGATGCAGTTTGGAATTTTGTTGATTGGCGTGCTGCTTTTGGTTTTTTATCAGTTTCAACGGGCTCCCGTTTTTTTTAATCAAGTTGAACTGAGTAAACTGAAGGAAAGCCACTATGCACCACAGCTGAAAGAAATTGAAAATAAGCATGCCATACTATTTAATCAGAAAAAAGCGCATGCTGATGAATTAGTGGTAGCATTAAATAATGACGATCAATCTGCTGTAAATAAGCTTCAAAGTGAACTGGCAAGTGACACTAAAGCTCAACAACAAGTTCGTGAAGAACTTAAAGGATTAATATTGAAAAATGATCCTGCAGCCAATGCCGATGATGTAAATTATGTTTTCCTTTGGTTCGTAACACATCATTTTCCTTCCGGCCTGGTTGGTTTATTGATAGCAGTTATTTTAGCGGCATCAATGTCCTCATCATCTTCGGCTTTACAAGCCCTGGCTTCAACTTCCGTGATTGATATTTATAAAAGAAATGTAAAAACAAATGCAGAAGACGCACATTATCTAATCGCATCCAAATGGGCAACCGTTATCTGGGGCTTTTTTGTAATGATTGTTGCAGGTTTGGCTACACAGCTAGGCAGTTTGATTGAGGCTGTAAATGTATTGGGCTCGTTGTTTTATGGCGCTATTTTAGGTATTTTCATGGTGGCATTCTTCATGAAGTGGATAAACGGGGCCGCTGTATTTTGGGCGGCTGTTATAACTCAGGGCCTTGTTCTATTTGGGTATTTTTTTACCGGTATTTCCTTTTTATGGTATAATTTAATCGGATGTGTATTGGTAATGGGCATTGCTGCAATATTGCAAATTGGCTTAACCCAAAAGGCAGAGGTTACCATTTGA
- a CDS encoding DUF1624 domain-containing protein: MYVQTLPEVTTKSTRIVAVDLLRGVIMVIMALDHTRDYFSNAAFDPLDIAQTTPFYYFTRWITHLCAPNFVFLAGVGAYMMTMAGKSKEQLSFFLFTRGLWLVLLEFTVVRLGWTFNLDYEFSVAQVIWVIGMSMVFLSALIFFPVRWIGFIGIGMIVLHNLLDGFTAKDFGDTGWLWKVVHERGFIPFNQHYGLLALYPLIPWIGVMTAGYAFGSFYKQDVIKRKQWFFSIGCGTILGFFILRYLNFYGDLLPWVQQKNSLLTFLSFMNVEKYPPSLLFLMITIGIGILLLALFENSMGKLTSFFIVYGRVPLFYYVLHIYLIHIIAVLAAWITINRVDFLFSSDLFTGTKHGYGFNLLIVYLFWVLVILLLYYPCKWFMNVKKHSGKWWISYL, encoded by the coding sequence ATGTATGTTCAAACGCTTCCGGAGGTAACAACAAAAAGCACAAGAATTGTTGCGGTTGATTTGTTACGGGGAGTTATCATGGTGATTATGGCGCTTGACCATACCCGCGATTATTTTAGCAATGCCGCTTTTGATCCTTTGGATATAGCACAAACTACTCCTTTCTATTATTTTACGCGTTGGATTACCCATTTATGTGCGCCTAATTTCGTTTTCTTGGCCGGAGTTGGGGCATATATGATGACTATGGCCGGAAAGTCTAAAGAGCAACTGTCATTCTTTTTATTCACAAGAGGACTATGGTTGGTATTACTTGAGTTTACGGTCGTTCGTTTAGGGTGGACCTTCAATCTCGATTACGAATTTTCGGTTGCTCAGGTTATTTGGGTTATAGGCATGTCGATGGTTTTTTTGTCGGCATTGATCTTTTTTCCGGTGAGATGGATTGGGTTTATCGGAATTGGAATGATTGTGCTGCATAATTTGCTGGATGGGTTTACCGCTAAAGATTTTGGAGACACAGGATGGCTTTGGAAAGTTGTGCATGAACGAGGTTTTATTCCATTCAATCAACATTATGGATTGCTGGCGCTTTATCCTTTAATCCCTTGGATTGGCGTAATGACTGCCGGCTATGCCTTCGGCTCATTTTATAAACAGGATGTGATTAAACGCAAGCAATGGTTTTTCTCAATCGGCTGTGGCACGATACTAGGATTCTTCATATTACGCTATTTAAACTTTTATGGGGATTTACTCCCATGGGTGCAGCAAAAGAACTCATTGCTGACTTTTCTTTCATTTATGAATGTTGAGAAATATCCTCCATCGCTATTGTTTCTCATGATCACCATTGGAATAGGTATACTTTTGTTGGCCTTGTTTGAGAATAGTATGGGCAAGTTAACCTCTTTCTTCATCGTTTACGGTCGGGTTCCTCTATTTTATTATGTTTTACACATCTACTTAATTCATATAATAGCTGTTTTAGCAGCGTGGATTACTATTAATAGAGTAGATTTTTTGTTTTCAAGTGATTTGTTTACGGGTACTAAACATGGTTATGGCTTTAATTTACTTATTGTTTATTTGTTTTGGGTCTTGGTCATATTGCTGTTATATTACCCCTGTAAATGGTTTATGAACGTTAAAAAACACTCGGGAAAGTGGTGGATTAGCTATTTGTAG
- a CDS encoding PIG-L family deacetylase: MRKPLILLLSIILFINASKAQQQSLNSAGILLALKKLNTFGTALYIAAHPDDENTRLISWLANEKCVRTGYLSMTRGDGGQNLIGDQQGELLGLIRTQELLAARRVDGAEQFFTRANDFGFSKNPEETFRIWNKDSVLADAVWTIRKFRPDVMITRFATDGSGGHGHHTASAILAEEAFVAAADPNRFPEQLKFVKPWQAKRLLYNNAARFWNPNADMTGNIATEVGQFNPMLGKSYGELAGESRSMHKSQGFGSARTRGSVVEYFKPIKGDAIDADIFDGIDLSANRVDGAETFKQWAKKAESEFLADEPATIVPDLLEAYKALELINDDYWKELKRKELESLLIACSGIYLEATATEYAVTPGQPVKLNISAINRSDVLVTLEKILSPQGGNSSPKKQLDKDQAHKEEKTFTLNANLAYNNPYWLAEKHSEGLFTVKDRMLIGLAESPAALQVQFVLSFSGQRITINKPVLYRWVDPVDGELYRPMQITPPVMINLDAKAYVFPNKSSRKVNIVLKAGKENCAGLLKLDLPQNWRSNPASIPFSLQNKDEEQNFEFEVIPPSENSVAYLKAVAEIDGVKYSKGQTIIDYKHIPIQTLFLEAEAKLVRFDLNRKMQNIGYIKGAGDEVPHSLEQLGYQVKFLSDAMLSNGVDLSVYDAIVVGIRAYNTNDRMKHYYSKLMNYVKNGGNLIVQYNTNNFIGGVKSEIGPYPFAIGRDRVTDEAAEVRFDLPKHKVLNSPNKITANDFDGWIQERGIYFASDWDKNYETPLSLNDPNEKSLLGSTLITKYGKGHFIYSGLAFFRELPAGVPGAYRLFVNMIELGK; the protein is encoded by the coding sequence ATGCGGAAACCCTTAATTCTTTTATTAAGTATTATTCTGTTTATCAACGCTTCAAAAGCCCAACAGCAATCTCTTAATTCAGCAGGAATTTTATTAGCCTTAAAAAAACTGAATACGTTTGGAACAGCATTGTACATTGCTGCGCATCCCGACGATGAAAATACACGATTAATATCATGGCTGGCTAATGAGAAATGCGTTCGTACCGGTTATTTATCAATGACACGTGGTGACGGTGGGCAGAATCTTATTGGAGATCAGCAAGGTGAATTGCTTGGATTGATAAGAACACAAGAGTTATTGGCTGCTCGCAGGGTTGATGGTGCAGAACAGTTTTTTACACGGGCTAATGATTTTGGATTTTCAAAAAATCCTGAGGAAACCTTTAGAATTTGGAACAAGGATTCGGTTTTAGCAGATGCGGTGTGGACAATCAGAAAGTTTCGTCCGGATGTGATGATTACACGTTTTGCAACCGACGGAAGTGGTGGGCATGGTCATCATACGGCGTCGGCAATCTTGGCTGAAGAAGCTTTTGTTGCTGCTGCCGATCCCAATCGTTTTCCTGAACAATTAAAATTTGTAAAACCATGGCAAGCAAAACGCTTGCTGTATAATAATGCTGCCCGTTTTTGGAATCCAAATGCTGATATGACCGGTAATATTGCGACAGAAGTTGGTCAGTTTAACCCAATGCTGGGCAAATCATACGGAGAACTTGCCGGGGAAAGTCGTAGTATGCATAAAAGTCAGGGTTTTGGTTCGGCACGCACACGAGGTTCAGTAGTTGAATATTTTAAACCGATAAAAGGTGATGCAATTGATGCTGATATTTTTGATGGGATCGATCTATCAGCTAATAGAGTAGATGGAGCAGAAACATTTAAACAATGGGCTAAAAAAGCAGAAAGTGAGTTTTTAGCAGATGAACCTGCTACAATTGTACCTGATTTATTGGAAGCATACAAAGCTTTAGAATTAATAAATGATGACTATTGGAAAGAGCTGAAACGAAAGGAGTTGGAGAGCTTGTTGATTGCTTGTTCAGGAATCTACTTAGAAGCTACTGCTACTGAATATGCAGTCACTCCTGGTCAACCTGTTAAGTTGAACATAAGCGCCATCAATCGTTCTGATGTTTTGGTAACACTTGAAAAAATACTCTCGCCTCAAGGCGGTAATAGTTCGCCGAAAAAACAACTCGATAAAGACCAAGCACATAAAGAAGAAAAGACTTTTACACTGAATGCCAACCTCGCTTATAATAACCCCTACTGGTTAGCTGAAAAGCATTCGGAAGGATTGTTTACTGTAAAAGACAGAATGTTAATTGGTTTGGCTGAGTCGCCAGCTGCTTTGCAAGTTCAGTTTGTACTTTCTTTTAGTGGTCAGCGCATAACTATAAATAAGCCGGTACTGTATCGTTGGGTTGATCCTGTTGATGGTGAATTATATCGTCCTATGCAAATCACTCCTCCTGTAATGATTAACCTGGATGCAAAGGCGTACGTTTTTCCTAATAAGAGTTCTCGCAAAGTAAATATTGTTCTGAAAGCAGGCAAAGAAAACTGTGCGGGCTTGTTAAAACTTGATCTTCCTCAAAACTGGAGGAGTAACCCTGCTTCAATACCATTTAGCCTGCAGAATAAAGATGAGGAGCAAAACTTCGAGTTTGAAGTAATCCCACCGTCGGAGAACTCTGTTGCCTATTTAAAGGCTGTTGCAGAGATTGATGGAGTAAAATATTCGAAAGGACAAACGATTATTGATTATAAACATATTCCCATCCAAACGTTATTTCTGGAGGCAGAGGCTAAATTGGTACGTTTTGATCTGAACCGAAAAATGCAAAACATAGGTTATATAAAAGGTGCAGGAGATGAGGTTCCACATAGCCTGGAACAGTTAGGTTATCAGGTGAAATTTCTTTCAGATGCAATGTTGAGTAACGGAGTTGATTTATCTGTCTATGATGCTATTGTTGTAGGGATTAGGGCTTATAATACAAACGATAGGATGAAGCATTACTATAGCAAGCTAATGAATTATGTTAAAAATGGGGGTAATCTGATTGTTCAATATAATACCAATAATTTCATAGGCGGAGTAAAATCTGAAATCGGACCGTATCCTTTTGCTATAGGCCGCGATAGAGTAACTGATGAAGCCGCTGAAGTTCGTTTTGATTTACCAAAGCATAAAGTGCTAAACAGTCCGAATAAAATTACCGCAAATGATTTTGACGGCTGGATTCAGGAACGAGGAATCTATTTTGCTTCTGACTGGGATAAAAATTATGAAACACCATTGAGTTTAAATGATCCGAATGAAAAATCCTTATTAGGAAGCACTCTGATTACTAAATATGGAAAGGGACATTTCATTTATTCAGGATTGGCATTTTTCAGGGAATTACCGGCCGGAGTTCCCGGGGCGTACAGATTGTTTGTAAATATGATTGAGCTAGGGAAATAA